The genomic stretch AACAGTACGTCCGCCGGAATGAAGAACACCGAGCTCTCGACGAAAGCGATGAAGGCCAGCCACCATTCGGCGGATTTGCGCGCCGCCAGCGACAGGGTCCAGTCGTACAATCCGCGAAGCATCGGCTCTCCTAATGCGTGTCGCCCAAAAGTGCGCAGATCCCCGCGGGCAAAGGCAGGGATGAAAACAAGGGCCCAAGCTTGCGCGTCGGTCCCTTCAGACGCGCCACGCTTCATGCGCCGCCTGTCTAGAAAGATTTTCCGCGCTGCACAATGGCAGCACCGCCAGGAAATCAAAAGGCGAAGATTGGTCGCATCTCGGGGTATCCGAGAATTGGCCAGTTGACGAACAGGCCTCCAACCGTATAGTCCGCGCCCATCCAGGCCGCCCGGCCTGAGCCCCTATGGCGGAATTGGTAGACGCGCTCGACTCAAAATCGAGTTCCGCAAGGAGTGCTGGTTCGATCCCGGCTAGGGGCACCATTCCATTCAGATACCGGTTCATGTTTGCTTGCCTGCTCATGGTCTAGGCAAGCTCGATGGGACCATGGATGGATTCGCTGCGCCGGAGACAGCTGAGACGATTTGGGGCGCAGGACAGCCTGCGCCCCAACCAATCCGCTCAAAGCGAATGCTTGTACTTGATCCCGATGTCGAGATGGCTATCGCATGTTGCCGGTGTGGCCCTGCGAGTATCTGCCCGGCTGCGGCCAGACGGTGAGGCCGTGAGGCTCGACGCCGACCCGGATTTTCGTGACAGTGCCCGAAATCGTGTCGATCATGTAGACCTCGCTGTCGAAGCGGCCCGACAGCCATAATTGCTTGCCGTCGGCGCTGACATTTCCCATGTCCGGGCTGCCGCCACCTGGTATGGGCCATTGCGCGACGACCGATCGGGTGGCGAAATCGACGACGGTCACGCTGCCCGGCCCCTTTGCGCGGCCTTGCTCCATCTTGTGCGAGCCGCGATTTGAAACGTAGAGCTTTGTGCCGTCACGGCTGACGGCAAATCCGTGCGTGCCGATGCCGGTGGCGATGAAGCCGATCTCGGAAAAGCTGTCCCCGTCGATCAGGAACACGCCGTCGTTCATCATGTCGGCGACATAGAAGACCTTGCCGTCGGGGGAGAGCCTGACGTCCTGCGGCATGCCCATTTTCGACAGGGCGAGGTGGCCGAGCACCTTTTGATTTTTCAGGTCCACCTTCAACAGGCCGCCTTCGCCATATTCGCAGGTGAAGATGGCGTAGGCATTGTCGGCGGAAAAATCGGCGTGGTTGATACCGGGGCAGGTCGGCGTCGGGAGCGTCGACTTCAGCGCCATGGTTTGCGGATCGCGAAAGTCGAGCCGCTGATAGGCTTCATCGACGATGACGGCCGCGCTTCCGTCCGGCATGAAATACATGTTGTAGGGGTCATCGACCGGAATTTCGTGACCCGGCTTGGCGGTCCGGGGGTCGATGGGCGTCACGCTGCCCTTGCTGGTGCCGCTGGCGTTGTTGGCGACCCAGAGCGTCTTCAGATCCCAGGACGGAACGACGTGCTGCGGCTTGAACCCAACAGGGAACCTGTCGACTTCCTTGAGAGTCGTGGTGTCGATAACCGACACGCTGTTGGATGAGCGGTTCGGAACATAGACACGCGGCAGCGCGCCAGCCGTCGCCGGGCTCAAATGATCAGAGGTTGTCTGGCTGTAGATGTTGATCGGAGCGCGCGGCGGCGGCTCGCTGCAATCTTCCGGGCATGAGCCGGCGGAAGCCGGGGCTGAAGACAGGGCAAGCATCAAGACGAGCGGCGCGCACAAGCTCGTGAACCACCAATATGCCTTGATCATTTGGTCTGCTGCTTTTCGATGAAGCCGCGGATCGCCTCGGTGGTGCCGTTGACGATCAGGTCGACGCCGAGCTGGCCAAACGCGGCTGACGATCGTGCCGGATCGCCGCCGTAGACGCCGTCGGCGGCATCGAGCTTCGGGTTGGCCGCAAGGCGATCCTTGCGCACCGTGGAAGGGTCGATGGCGAGCATCAGCGATGTGTCCGCCAGTCCCGCGTGGGTTCCGATCTCCGGCTGCTTCGCGCCGGCCGACAGGAGCTTGTCGATGTAGGCGCCCTGGGTGATCTGATAGTATTCGAGCGCCGCAAAGACCCGGACAGGAGTTTTGCGCCATTCGGCGTTCAGGCGATCGGCGACATGACGCTCGTCGGCCTGATAGCCGCCGTGGTCGCCGATCAGCACGATGGTCTTGAAGCCGTGCAGCTTGAAGCTGCGGGCCGCGGATTCGAGCAGCTGCTCGAAAATCTTGTCGCTGATGGTGATCGTACCGGGAAACCGCATATGGGCGGTGGGCGGATCGATGGTTCCTTCCGGAACATAGGAGATCACGGGGGCAACCAAGGCGTTGCCGAGTTGATCGGCAATCTTCTCGGCCAAGAACTTAACCCGCACATTGTGCTTGCCCAGCGCCATGGCGGGGCCGCTTTGTTCGGTGCCGCCTATCGGGACAATGATCGTCGTCGTTCCCGATCCGATCCGATCACGCAGTTCGGTCCAGGTCTGGTCCTCGAGGAAGACCGACGCGTTGGCGGCGTTCGCAGTCGATGCCAGACCCGACAGAAACCAAAGGCCGACGACAGTGCTCGCGAATGTGAAACCGTGCCGTGCGATCATTTCAGCCTCTGGGCTATGCGTCGCATCGGACCACACGTCCGGCGATTTGCACAATTTGTGTGAAGGGAAGGGGTCTTGGCAAGCTTCCCGCAGCCGCCGAAATTCGGAATCATGGTCTAGCGCCGTCTCAGCAGGCTCTTCATGCGGTTGCGCAGCAGCCGGGCCATGTTGCGCGTCTCGCGATAGAGGTGTAGCTGCGAGGCGGCCTGGCGCGCGAGGCGGTCGGCGTCCGGCGTCAGCCCGATCACCAGCGTGCCGATCGGCCGGCGCTCGGTCCACAGCCTGCTCATCACCGGATGGTCCGGCACCGCGCAGGAATCGGTCATCATGATGTTGGGGTCGTCGAGATGCTGCCGGGTGACCTCGATCATCAGCAGCGTGCCGGGCGAATAGGCTGCCAGCGTCTCGTCATAGGCCGTCTTCCAGGTGTAGGCGACGCCGGCTTCGACGAAGACGATCAGGCAGGCGATGGTGCGGCCATCGAGCGTCAGCGAATGGATGCGGCACATGTCCTGCTCGGCGAGCCGGTGCACGGCCTCACGGGCGAAGGCGGCGCGGAAGCGGTCGATCGCCATGGCGGTGCGCTCGCGGCCCTTCCAGCCGGACGCTTCCAGCGTCAGGAAGCTTTCGATGGCGTGGCGGATATCGTCGGGGCCGCGCGCCACCACATGCTCCAACCTCCCGAGGTCGGCAAGGCGCCGCTTCAGGCGGCGGAACTCGCGATAGTGGTGCGCGCGCAGCGAAGCCTTCAGATAGTCGTCGCCGTCGAGCTCGCTCTCCAGCACGGGTCGCGGGGTCTGGCCGGTGGTGACCAGCGTCAGCCCACGCGTCTCGGCCACGGTGCCAAGCAGGCTCGCCACCGGGCCGTCGAGCCTCATGTCGGGCAGGACGAGGACTTTCGGCATCTTGAGGTGCGGGCGCGACAGCATCGAGAAGAAATCCTCGACGACGCCGATCGGATCGTCGCGGTCGATCAGCGGCGTGCCGAGCGGCCCGAACGGGCTCGACCAGGTGCGCATCACCGGAACGCCGAGCGGCACCACGGGCCGTTCCACCGAGAGCGGCACCAGCAGGCGCAGCCGGTTGCGATATTCGTCGCCGTCGCGGATCACCGCCAGCCGGACTTCGCGATCCTCCAGCCGGGGCATGGCGGGCGCCAGGAAGCGCGGGTTGAAGAAGACGTTCGGCTCGATCGTGCGGGCGCAGAGATAGTCCAGTTCCTCGACCAGGTCGAAGCCGGCCGATGCCGGATAGATGGCAAGCTTGCGCTCGGGCCGGTTGTTGGCGAGGATTTCGATATGGGCGGGGTCCGCGTCGCGCGACAGGCCGGCAAGGCCCGACACCATGGCGCCGGCGGTGCCGCCGCTGGTTTCCTCGAGCAACGGGATGGCGGCCATCAGGCGGCTCCTTTGGCAGGCACGAAGATCGCCATGACGATGCCGAGCTTGCGCCACACCGTGAAGGACAGCGCGCTGGCCTCGAAGATCATGGCAAAGGCGGTGGCCATGGCCGCGCCCCACAGGCCGAAATGCGGGATCAGCACCACGTTGAGGCCGATGTTGAAGGCCAGCGTCATGGCATAGACGGCGGCGCAGATGTTCTGGTTGCCGCTCATGGTGAGCAGGCTTTCGCAAGGGCCGACGGCGGCGCGCGCCACGACGCCGAAGACGAGCAGGAACAGAAGCGGATAGCCCGAGGTGAATTCGGGGCCGAACAGCACCAGCATGGGTTCGCCGAGCGCCAGCACCAGCAGCGCCATGACGAGTGACGGCCA from Mesorhizobium sp. NZP2077 encodes the following:
- a CDS encoding creatininase family protein, which translates into the protein MIARHGFTFASTVVGLWFLSGLASTANAANASVFLEDQTWTELRDRIGSGTTTIIVPIGGTEQSGPAMALGKHNVRVKFLAEKIADQLGNALVAPVISYVPEGTIDPPTAHMRFPGTITISDKIFEQLLESAARSFKLHGFKTIVLIGDHGGYQADERHVADRLNAEWRKTPVRVFAALEYYQITQGAYIDKLLSAGAKQPEIGTHAGLADTSLMLAIDPSTVRKDRLAANPKLDAADGVYGGDPARSSAAFGQLGVDLIVNGTTEAIRGFIEKQQTK
- a CDS encoding YncE family protein yields the protein MIKAYWWFTSLCAPLVLMLALSSAPASAGSCPEDCSEPPPRAPINIYSQTTSDHLSPATAGALPRVYVPNRSSNSVSVIDTTTLKEVDRFPVGFKPQHVVPSWDLKTLWVANNASGTSKGSVTPIDPRTAKPGHEIPVDDPYNMYFMPDGSAAVIVDEAYQRLDFRDPQTMALKSTLPTPTCPGINHADFSADNAYAIFTCEYGEGGLLKVDLKNQKVLGHLALSKMGMPQDVRLSPDGKVFYVADMMNDGVFLIDGDSFSEIGFIATGIGTHGFAVSRDGTKLYVSNRGSHKMEQGRAKGPGSVTVVDFATRSVVAQWPIPGGGSPDMGNVSADGKQLWLSGRFDSEVYMIDTISGTVTKIRVGVEPHGLTVWPQPGRYSQGHTGNMR
- a CDS encoding GNAT family N-acetyltransferase encodes the protein MAAIPLLEETSGGTAGAMVSGLAGLSRDADPAHIEILANNRPERKLAIYPASAGFDLVEELDYLCARTIEPNVFFNPRFLAPAMPRLEDREVRLAVIRDGDEYRNRLRLLVPLSVERPVVPLGVPVMRTWSSPFGPLGTPLIDRDDPIGVVEDFFSMLSRPHLKMPKVLVLPDMRLDGPVASLLGTVAETRGLTLVTTGQTPRPVLESELDGDDYLKASLRAHHYREFRRLKRRLADLGRLEHVVARGPDDIRHAIESFLTLEASGWKGRERTAMAIDRFRAAFAREAVHRLAEQDMCRIHSLTLDGRTIACLIVFVEAGVAYTWKTAYDETLAAYSPGTLLMIEVTRQHLDDPNIMMTDSCAVPDHPVMSRLWTERRPIGTLVIGLTPDADRLARQAASQLHLYRETRNMARLLRNRMKSLLRRR